A region of Cellulophaga sp. RHA19 DNA encodes the following proteins:
- a CDS encoding barstar family protein, with translation MRIIEINGNKFSNQKGFYREVEKKMTSGLNWKIGRNLDAFSDVLYGGFGVHDVDEKYILKWHRSEKSKSELKYFDRIIEIIKEYENVELQLT, from the coding sequence ATGAGAATTATTGAGATAAATGGGAATAAATTCTCAAATCAAAAGGGTTTTTATCGAGAAGTAGAAAAGAAAATGACTTCTGGTCTAAATTGGAAAATTGGACGAAATCTAGACGCTTTTAGTGACGTTTTGTATGGTGGTTTTGGAGTTCATGACGTGGACGAAAAATATATTTTAAAATGGCATCGAAGTGAAAAAAGCAAATCGGAATTGAAATACTTTGACCGAATAATAGAGATAATTAAAGAATACGAAAATGTTGAATTACAATTGACATAA
- a CDS encoding DUF4253 domain-containing protein, which produces MKQLIYGLLLFAFLSCGQTSVNFSKSEILLFENVGFDKEILSDLKKAAAEEFFQLEISEPGYIIDKNGTQSKTEIEKLNGISFKTSENRAYEIILENRVELKSKGYQLFLSESGYESPSTVSVIKSMDKFDILKTQKTDGINFGIENKDVIEKLKVWDKKYGIEILGADYDWVDLTFNTDIIDIAAFAAEVYDFCPDSVDQGVGQISELERIIKEEKRLFLWWD; this is translated from the coding sequence ATGAAACAACTGATTTACGGACTATTATTATTTGCTTTCCTTAGTTGCGGACAGACTTCAGTAAATTTCTCAAAATCTGAAATATTATTATTTGAAAATGTAGGCTTTGACAAAGAGATTTTGTCTGACTTAAAAAAAGCAGCTGCTGAAGAATTTTTTCAATTAGAAATATCCGAACCTGGATATATTATTGACAAAAATGGAACGCAAAGTAAAACTGAAATCGAAAAGTTAAACGGGATTTCATTTAAAACATCCGAAAATAGGGCGTATGAAATTATTCTAGAAAATAGAGTGGAATTGAAAAGTAAAGGTTATCAATTGTTTTTATCAGAAAGCGGATACGAAAGTCCTTCAACCGTTTCTGTTATTAAATCAATGGACAAATTTGATATTCTTAAAACTCAAAAAACCGATGGAATTAATTTCGGTATTGAGAACAAAGATGTTATAGAAAAGCTCAAAGTTTGGGACAAGAAATATGGAATTGAAATATTAGGAGCTGATTATGACTGGGTTGACTTAACATTTAATACAGACATTATTGATATTGCGGCCTTCGCAGCAGAAGTATACGACTTTTGCCCAGATTCAGTAGACCAAGGAGTTGGCCAAATAAGTGAGCTTGAAAGAATCATTAAAGAAGAAAAGCGACTATTCTTATGGTGGGACTAA
- a CDS encoding nucleoside monophosphate kinase, giving the protein MRKLNILFLDWRLSRSLTESALSSELNSSVFNLTKLLKEQLRNNDDLGKEMMKLLEGGELLTTEIIGRFISRNLKTINGDIILLEYPRTLEQYDGLRKVLKNDNIEFENIWYFKQREPNLFMKEHFENPKEKQLIDKYGLEIIEKWETEFKKRREQIIEIQNVSDKTKWKIIEMDYVADLSVEYIKQRIKDCT; this is encoded by the coding sequence ATGCGAAAACTAAATATCCTTTTCCTCGACTGGAGACTTTCAAGAAGTTTAACGGAAAGTGCATTGTCCTCTGAATTGAATTCTTCAGTTTTTAATTTAACTAAATTATTAAAGGAACAATTGAGGAATAATGACGATTTGGGGAAAGAAATGATGAAATTGTTAGAAGGTGGAGAATTACTTACAACGGAAATTATCGGGAGGTTTATCTCAAGAAATTTAAAGACAATCAATGGAGATATAATACTACTTGAATACCCAAGAACTTTGGAACAATATGATGGATTAAGAAAAGTCTTGAAAAATGACAACATTGAGTTTGAAAACATCTGGTATTTTAAACAACGTGAACCAAATCTATTTATGAAAGAACATTTTGAAAATCCAAAAGAAAAACAATTGATTGATAAATATGGCTTGGAAATAATTGAAAAATGGGAAACGGAATTTAAGAAAAGACGTGAACAGATTATTGAAATACAAAACGTATCTGATAAAACTAAATGGAAAATAATAGAAATGGATTATGTTGCGGATTTAAGTGTTGAATATATAAAACAGCGGATAAAAGACTGTACCTAA
- the drt3a gene encoding antiviral reverse transcriptase Drt3a, producing the protein MLDQSFSYENFRILLDVENRKGRYLEDKAFFNSDFFKKSRDISNLIIDKNQEIRDESFKVFSIKIIKNRNYTKLDILKEEKQELKKTREKILQEILIEIAQKTDIEDYELKIKKGQIKWGSQLYEIERNPENYFVTKQLQRNIYKTFKVKQASRKTIIGQLSLLLNDGFPKIIIRTDIKKFYESIPHKELLAIIEENSLLSYPSKKIIKRVLNQYWNILIADGTKSKTDERQGIPRGIGFSAYLSELYLRGFDKKIKSLSNVTYYTRYVDDIIIIFTPSHRKEIRSKTSYINNIKNILLSSTKLELNTNKTEVLNLTKENRERKISQSYDLTYLGYKFKLSYTKKTETKYNKTVTKITKDKLQVFMSDDKLTRYKNKINASFSDYSSDIIKYASAKNTTERLLYKRLKFLTKNHQLFRRKSNVFIGIYFSNEFLTEPYPDLIELDKYLKQKISTLPVSPNSKIRAKLGSLSFEKGFRTKRIVRFNIDSFKNGKMIKIWKEL; encoded by the coding sequence ATGTTAGACCAATCCTTCTCTTACGAAAATTTCAGAATCTTACTTGATGTAGAGAATAGAAAAGGGCGCTACCTAGAAGATAAAGCCTTTTTTAATTCGGATTTTTTTAAAAAATCAAGAGATATTTCAAACTTAATCATTGATAAAAACCAAGAAATTAGGGATGAATCTTTCAAGGTATTTTCAATAAAAATCATCAAGAATAGAAATTACACCAAACTAGACATACTAAAAGAAGAAAAACAGGAGCTAAAAAAAACAAGAGAAAAAATTCTTCAAGAGATACTAATTGAAATTGCTCAAAAAACGGATATTGAAGATTATGAACTCAAAATAAAAAAAGGACAAATAAAATGGGGAAGTCAGCTATACGAAATTGAGCGTAATCCCGAAAATTATTTTGTAACCAAACAGTTACAGCGAAATATTTATAAGACTTTTAAAGTTAAACAAGCCAGTCGCAAAACTATTATTGGTCAATTATCACTTTTATTGAATGATGGATTCCCTAAAATAATTATTAGAACAGATATTAAAAAGTTTTACGAATCTATTCCTCACAAAGAACTATTAGCAATAATTGAAGAGAACAGCTTATTAAGTTATCCTTCAAAAAAAATAATTAAACGTGTTTTAAATCAATATTGGAATATCTTAATTGCAGACGGAACAAAATCAAAAACAGATGAACGACAAGGTATACCAAGAGGAATCGGTTTTAGTGCCTATTTGTCTGAACTATATTTAAGAGGCTTTGACAAAAAAATTAAATCTCTGAGCAATGTAACCTACTATACAAGATATGTAGATGACATTATTATTATATTTACGCCAAGTCACAGAAAAGAAATTAGAAGTAAAACATCATACATAAATAACATTAAAAACATTTTATTGAGTTCTACTAAATTAGAACTTAACACGAACAAAACTGAAGTTTTAAATCTAACAAAAGAGAATAGAGAAAGGAAAATCTCACAGAGTTATGACTTAACATATTTAGGTTATAAATTCAAATTGAGTTACACTAAAAAAACAGAAACAAAATACAATAAAACCGTAACAAAAATAACAAAAGACAAACTTCAAGTGTTTATGTCTGATGATAAACTTACTCGTTATAAAAATAAAATAAACGCATCTTTTTCTGATTATAGTTCTGACATAATAAAATATGCTAGTGCGAAAAATACAACAGAAAGATTGTTATATAAAAGACTTAAATTTTTAACCAAAAACCATCAATTATTTAGACGAAAGAGTAATGTATTTATAGGGATTTATTTTTCAAATGAATTCCTAACTGAACCCTATCCTGATTTAATAGAATTGGATAAATATTTAAAACAAAAAATATCTACTCTACCTGTATCGCCTAATTCAAAAATTCGAGCAAAACTAGGTTCCTTATCATTTGAAAAGGGTTTCAGAACAAAGAGAATTGTTCGTTTCAATATTGACTCTTTTAAAAATGGAAAAATGATTAAAATCTGGAAAGAACTATAA
- the drt3b gene encoding antiviral reverse transcriptase Drt3b, with protein MRKKVPISYSKERVVLSDVLPYETPVTFSNRYFYKYLLKHKKSESNLRFKDRHNKAYSEIEWILFNVKEKTTPFSFNITHKKNDFRELCVIHPSNQRNMIEFYDKYKELIIYYCSLSPFSIRRPSKVANFTFYNDVLHKKNEDKDLQHSQIEQDDSEYENLKSFFSYRKYSNIHKFYESYQFHRSEKKYNKLLKIDVTKCFDSIYTHTISWAVFNKNIVKTNIESSLSTFGGEFDRLMQDLNANETNGIIIGPEFSRIFSELILQQIDIDIYENLKIRDKNGKELIHKVDYEVFRYVDDYFIFYNLESDLDRISETFKLSLKKYKMYLNDKKSIQYSKPIITEISIAKQQINDLFNNHLLLKEKDKQEDDEQIKAILYFSSNNVITRFKSIIKQSEVDYKDIMNYTLAVLDNKTNKLIKKFKKLEEEEEEISKKIQKEFETGFLEILDVTFFLYSVSPKVNSTIKVCLIIDKTTSFLKKNKTNEYKEPFTSNSKHNILKKISDEINLILQKNKTKKETQIETLYLLIALSQLGREYRLNFKVLCSYLNIKINKNNSLEFLNELNYFSITVLLFYIRDIKVYQPILKELKKTILETYKVCKITGWRDKTELVLLLMDILACPFLNHKLNKEEKDSLNSDISSVYNSAILPMHNQEDYLFALKKSLEQFKTNKSLHKIEKNIIFRVIGNYEKYVDELQKSIWQRQNIYNLETKFVNSIISFKDNFDNNINKYEYKLKLLKEVGIYKNRVALIEQEKYWFTKWTDFDFGLELQAKRSQEVY; from the coding sequence ATGCGAAAAAAAGTTCCAATTTCATACTCAAAAGAAAGAGTCGTATTATCAGATGTTTTACCTTATGAAACACCTGTAACATTTTCAAATAGATATTTCTACAAATATTTACTAAAACATAAAAAAAGTGAATCTAATTTAAGGTTTAAAGATAGACACAATAAAGCCTATTCAGAAATAGAGTGGATTTTATTCAATGTTAAAGAAAAAACTACACCTTTTAGTTTTAACATTACACATAAAAAAAATGACTTTAGAGAACTGTGCGTAATTCATCCATCCAATCAAAGGAATATGATTGAATTTTATGACAAGTATAAAGAACTCATAATTTACTATTGTTCTTTAAGCCCTTTTTCAATTCGTAGACCTTCGAAAGTTGCTAATTTTACTTTTTATAACGATGTTCTTCATAAAAAAAATGAAGACAAAGATTTACAACATTCTCAAATCGAGCAAGATGATAGTGAATACGAAAACTTAAAATCATTTTTCAGTTATAGAAAATATAGCAATATTCATAAGTTTTACGAGTCTTATCAATTCCACAGAAGTGAAAAAAAATATAATAAGCTTTTAAAAATTGATGTTACAAAATGCTTTGACAGTATATATACACATACTATATCTTGGGCAGTTTTTAATAAAAATATTGTAAAAACAAACATTGAATCTTCACTTTCAACTTTTGGAGGAGAATTTGACCGTTTAATGCAAGACCTAAACGCAAATGAAACAAATGGTATAATTATAGGTCCTGAATTTTCACGTATCTTCTCTGAATTAATCCTTCAACAAATTGATATTGACATTTATGAAAATTTAAAAATACGTGATAAAAACGGAAAAGAATTAATACATAAAGTTGATTATGAAGTTTTTAGATATGTAGATGATTATTTTATTTTTTACAACTTAGAATCCGATTTAGATAGAATATCGGAAACTTTCAAATTATCATTAAAGAAATATAAAATGTATCTCAATGATAAAAAGTCAATTCAATATTCTAAACCAATTATAACAGAAATCAGTATTGCAAAACAACAAATAAATGACCTGTTTAATAACCATTTACTCTTAAAAGAAAAGGATAAACAAGAAGACGATGAGCAAATAAAAGCAATTTTATATTTCAGTTCAAACAACGTAATTACACGCTTTAAATCAATTATAAAACAATCTGAAGTTGATTATAAAGATATAATGAATTATACTTTAGCTGTTCTTGATAACAAAACGAATAAATTAATCAAGAAATTCAAAAAGCTTGAAGAGGAAGAAGAAGAAATTTCAAAGAAAATTCAAAAAGAATTCGAGACAGGGTTTTTAGAAATTTTGGACGTAACATTTTTCCTTTATTCGGTTTCACCTAAAGTTAATTCTACAATAAAAGTTTGTCTAATAATTGATAAGACTACCAGCTTTCTTAAAAAAAATAAAACAAACGAATACAAAGAACCTTTCACTTCTAACTCTAAACATAATATTTTAAAGAAAATATCAGATGAAATTAACTTAATACTTCAAAAGAACAAAACAAAAAAAGAAACACAAATTGAAACACTTTATTTACTGATTGCTTTAAGTCAACTTGGAAGAGAATATCGCTTAAATTTTAAGGTACTTTGCTCTTATCTAAATATTAAAATTAATAAAAATAATTCACTGGAATTTCTCAATGAATTAAATTATTTCTCGATTACAGTCCTATTATTCTATATAAGAGATATTAAAGTCTATCAACCTATATTGAAAGAGTTAAAAAAAACAATACTGGAAACATATAAAGTTTGTAAAATAACAGGATGGAGAGATAAAACAGAATTAGTTTTATTATTAATGGATATATTAGCTTGTCCTTTTTTAAATCATAAATTAAATAAAGAAGAAAAAGATAGTTTAAACTCTGACATTTCTAGTGTTTATAATTCCGCAATTTTACCTATGCATAATCAAGAAGATTATTTATTTGCATTGAAAAAAAGTTTAGAACAGTTTAAAACAAATAAATCATTACATAAAATAGAAAAAAATATTATATTTAGAGTTATTGGAAATTACGAAAAATATGTAGACGAATTACAAAAATCTATTTGGCAGAGACAAAATATTTACAATCTAGAGACTAAATTTGTCAATTCTATTATATCATTCAAAGATAATTTTGATAATAATATCAACAAATACGAATATAAACTAAAGCTTCTGAAAGAAGTCGGAATATACAAGAATAGGGTAGCACTTATTGAACAAGAAAAATATTGGTTTACCAAATGGACTGATTTTGATTTTGGTCTAGAGCTTCAAGCAAAAAGAAGTCAAGAAGTATATTAA
- a CDS encoding MltR family transcriptional regulator — MDRIEPEPEMKELGEFLNSFNKESDRGAVLLAGSILDEWLLEIIESYLIKDKVSKELLLGFGAPLGTFSAKTKVAYSLGLIEKKEYEEINIIRKIRNEFGHSWKGVNFESTKIEKECNKLDWLGPIDDSIKRTNRSKFNFTIAILLTDLLWRKRLVKKEQLVQRKWTNKTR, encoded by the coding sequence ATGGATAGAATAGAACCCGAACCTGAAATGAAGGAATTAGGAGAATTTTTAAATTCATTCAACAAGGAAAGTGACAGAGGAGCAGTATTATTAGCTGGTTCCATATTGGATGAATGGCTTTTGGAAATTATAGAATCATATTTAATTAAAGATAAGGTATCAAAAGAATTGCTATTAGGATTTGGAGCACCATTAGGGACATTCTCTGCAAAAACTAAAGTTGCCTATTCTCTTGGTCTAATTGAGAAAAAAGAATACGAGGAAATAAACATTATAAGAAAAATAAGGAATGAATTTGGTCATAGTTGGAAAGGTGTGAATTTTGAGTCAACCAAAATCGAGAAAGAGTGTAATAAACTTGATTGGTTAGGTCCAATTGATGACTCAATAAAGAGAACAAACAGAAGTAAATTTAATTTTACAATTGCGATATTATTGACTGACCTTCTTTGGAGGAAAAGATTAGTTAAAAAAGAACAACTTGTCCAAAGAAAGTGGACAAATAAAACAAGATAA
- a CDS encoding DNA topoisomerase 3: MKVCIAEKPSVAREIAAVLGANAKHDGYYQGNGYAVTYTFGHLCTLFEPNDYKPHWKSWDLNNLPMLPNKFKTKVVDNAGIQKQFGIVKKLFDKASVVINCGDAGQEGELIQRWVIDQAEYKGEVQRLWISSLTTEAIKEGFTKLQPATQYDNLYYAGFSRAIGDWLLGMNATRLYTVKHGGYKQMLSVGRVQTPTLAMIVNRFKEIENFKPQPYWELQTLYRDTLFNCEEGRFLKKEEGEAFAKKVQENDFEIASITKKKGKEYAPKLFDLTGLQVYCNTKFGFSADETLKIVQKLYEQKVVTYPRVDTTFLPNDVYPKVAGILKKLTKYQNLTTTVLAGKIRKSAKVFNDKKVTDHHAIIPTGVEMNLQYSQQQVYDIITKRFIAVFYPDCEVANTTVVGKADTVSFKTTGKEILEKGWRVVFENPDAKNKPEKGILPTFVKGEKGPHEPSFLEKETKPPNQFTEASLLRAMETAGKQVDDDEMRELMKENGIGRPSTRANIIETLFRRKYIERKKKQLLPTQTGIQLIAIIKNKLLTSAELTGMWEKQLKQIESGNYHAGVFIKNMKQMIDDLVYEVRTEKRHVKISHAAAKAAAPKPKKEKKTAAMQGKTCPKCKQGQILKGKTAYGCSAYKTGCTLVLPFVFKDKKISEKQYIRLLDKGCTVNLKGFKTDNGTTEGLLRFNDDFSLVLEEKKTVVKQKKEQQQEVPDPMPCPVCTTGSVLKGKTAYGCSNYKNGCDFKYPFSLLREKAADKPLTKELVYKLLSKK, encoded by the coding sequence ATGAAAGTATGTATTGCAGAAAAACCAAGTGTTGCCCGTGAAATTGCCGCCGTATTAGGTGCTAATGCCAAACATGATGGCTATTACCAGGGCAATGGCTATGCAGTTACCTATACTTTTGGCCATTTATGTACCTTGTTTGAGCCTAACGACTACAAACCACACTGGAAAAGTTGGGACCTTAACAACTTGCCAATGCTACCTAATAAGTTTAAAACTAAGGTGGTAGACAATGCCGGAATTCAGAAACAATTTGGCATTGTAAAAAAATTATTTGACAAAGCTAGTGTTGTAATTAACTGTGGTGATGCCGGGCAAGAAGGGGAGCTTATACAACGTTGGGTTATAGACCAGGCAGAGTACAAAGGTGAGGTACAGCGTTTATGGATATCGTCTTTAACTACAGAGGCCATAAAAGAGGGGTTTACTAAATTACAACCCGCTACACAGTATGATAATTTATACTACGCAGGTTTTTCTAGAGCCATTGGGGATTGGCTTTTAGGGATGAACGCCACACGCTTGTACACCGTTAAGCACGGTGGTTACAAACAAATGCTTTCTGTAGGGCGTGTGCAAACGCCTACTTTAGCAATGATTGTAAATAGGTTTAAAGAAATTGAAAATTTTAAACCACAACCATATTGGGAGCTGCAAACCTTGTATAGAGATACCTTGTTTAATTGTGAGGAAGGTAGGTTTTTAAAGAAAGAAGAAGGAGAGGCTTTTGCTAAAAAAGTACAAGAAAACGATTTTGAAATTGCATCTATAACCAAGAAAAAAGGAAAAGAGTATGCGCCTAAGTTGTTTGATCTTACTGGGCTGCAGGTGTATTGCAATACCAAGTTTGGGTTTTCTGCAGATGAGACTTTAAAAATAGTTCAGAAATTATACGAGCAAAAAGTGGTAACATACCCAAGAGTAGATACTACTTTTTTACCTAATGACGTGTACCCAAAAGTAGCCGGAATTTTAAAAAAGCTAACCAAATATCAAAATTTAACAACCACTGTATTAGCGGGTAAAATAAGAAAATCTGCTAAGGTTTTTAACGATAAAAAAGTAACAGACCACCACGCTATTATACCTACAGGTGTAGAAATGAACCTGCAATACAGTCAGCAACAGGTGTATGATATTATTACCAAACGTTTTATTGCTGTTTTTTATCCAGATTGTGAGGTTGCTAACACCACAGTAGTAGGTAAGGCAGATACGGTAAGTTTTAAAACTACCGGAAAAGAAATTTTAGAAAAAGGTTGGCGTGTAGTTTTTGAAAATCCTGATGCTAAAAACAAACCAGAAAAAGGCATTTTACCAACATTTGTAAAGGGCGAAAAAGGACCGCATGAGCCATCGTTTTTAGAAAAGGAAACAAAGCCACCAAATCAGTTCACAGAGGCTAGTTTGCTGCGTGCAATGGAAACCGCAGGTAAGCAGGTAGATGATGATGAAATGCGAGAGTTGATGAAAGAAAACGGTATTGGAAGACCGTCTACCAGGGCAAATATTATAGAAACACTTTTTAGACGCAAATACATAGAGCGTAAAAAAAAGCAGTTGTTGCCTACGCAAACCGGCATACAACTTATAGCGATTATAAAAAACAAATTGTTGACTTCTGCCGAGCTTACTGGTATGTGGGAAAAACAATTAAAACAAATTGAAAGTGGCAATTACCATGCTGGTGTTTTTATAAAGAACATGAAGCAAATGATTGATGATTTGGTGTACGAGGTGCGTACAGAAAAAAGGCACGTAAAAATATCGCATGCAGCAGCAAAAGCAGCAGCTCCAAAACCCAAAAAGGAAAAGAAAACGGCAGCAATGCAGGGCAAAACTTGTCCTAAATGTAAACAGGGGCAAATTTTAAAAGGAAAAACAGCTTACGGTTGTAGTGCTTATAAAACGGGATGTACATTGGTATTGCCTTTTGTTTTTAAGGATAAAAAAATATCAGAAAAACAATACATACGTTTACTAGATAAAGGCTGTACGGTAAACTTAAAAGGTTTTAAAACAGATAACGGAACCACAGAGGGCTTGTTGCGTTTTAATGATGATTTTAGCTTGGTTTTAGAAGAAAAAAAGACTGTTGTAAAACAGAAAAAAGAGCAACAACAAGAGGTTCCAGACCCAATGCCGTGCCCTGTTTGTACTACAGGTAGTGTGCTAAAAGGCAAAACAGCTTATGGTTGTAGTAATTATAAAAATGGCTGTGATTTTAAGTACCCTTTTAGTTTGCTAAGAGAAAAAGCAGCAGACAAGCCTTTAACCAAAGAACTGGTGTATAAATTATTAAGCAAAAAGTAG
- a CDS encoding immunity 22 family protein codes for MRTEKSHFWIGKFDSEDLYFDFVGEDDSRYELDDYDDVPVSKFAKSQGEIWIDHDFMESGFEKPNKDIKIQFDKYSYAYNWGKELEKRCSKLTQLENNTLIFINENQIEKPNSVNGNGFTLEYLGTIEYEI; via the coding sequence ATGAGAACAGAAAAAAGCCATTTTTGGATAGGTAAATTTGATTCTGAAGATTTATACTTTGATTTTGTTGGAGAAGATGATAGTCGATATGAATTGGATGATTATGATGATGTCCCTGTTTCTAAATTTGCTAAATCTCAAGGAGAAATATGGATTGACCACGACTTTATGGAGTCTGGATTTGAAAAACCAAACAAGGACATAAAAATACAATTTGACAAATATTCTTACGCTTATAACTGGGGAAAAGAACTCGAAAAAAGATGTTCGAAATTAACCCAACTCGAAAATAATACTTTGATATTTATTAATGAAAATCAAATTGAAAAACCAAATTCGGTTAACGGAAATGGATTTACTCTTGAGTACCTAGGAACAATAGAATATGAAATATAA
- a CDS encoding S41 family peptidase, producing the protein MKLKILFTIILTLNVAISQAQNLLSKKQITEDIEFLTKTLNEKSSYVYLNEYDFNTDFENYLKTLSDSTRLENFGMFITNTLAKIGDRHSSLSGIRGYDLKESLFLPFIYAPLNDRVVVLNKNQNKELEILNPKFPYLKKIDGIDINNFLQKTRPEDIKAPQETYFTYAVRDIRDIEKNYILLNKTLSKEIELTLSDSTFNNDTILTVKPINKSQRQRPWDERFEVDFFRVKDEDYNKPVIIEKLFKIKEKIAYIKIPEMVNKDEAPLLFDKVNSFMQSIQNDSEALIIDVRANSGGTRDLLYEFSKYLIHPDSIYVVNATKQRGPLPLPEDYKKSLNNRFLYTLYELDDEEQKKATEFLKNFKPIYELDENKYSEYYFGLLNGKKLGKTTFHYNKPVYILANEKTFSAASVFVSAFKDLPNIKIAGVTTDGSSGNSEWVDLPNSKLFGKISTMVSFQKNGEILDGYGTEPDIKIERDLNQVLWLSDTQLEKLKELILTQEEKTTHNNGYK; encoded by the coding sequence ATGAAATTAAAAATCCTTTTTACAATTATATTAACTCTCAATGTCGCCATTTCACAAGCGCAGAATTTACTCAGTAAAAAACAGATAACTGAAGACATTGAATTTCTGACAAAGACTTTAAATGAAAAGTCTTCCTATGTTTACCTAAATGAGTATGATTTCAATACCGATTTTGAAAACTATTTAAAAACTTTAAGCGATTCCACCCGACTTGAGAACTTTGGAATGTTTATTACCAATACTTTAGCAAAAATTGGAGACAGACATTCTTCCTTAAGTGGAATAAGAGGTTATGATTTAAAGGAGTCGCTGTTTTTACCATTTATTTACGCTCCTTTAAATGATAGAGTTGTTGTTTTAAATAAAAATCAAAATAAAGAGTTAGAAATACTCAATCCTAAATTTCCTTATCTCAAAAAAATTGACGGAATTGATATTAATAATTTCCTACAAAAAACACGACCAGAAGACATAAAAGCACCGCAAGAAACCTATTTTACATATGCTGTAAGAGATATTCGAGACATTGAAAAAAATTATATACTTCTCAATAAAACACTTTCTAAAGAAATAGAATTGACACTTTCAGATTCTACTTTCAACAATGACACTATTTTGACTGTTAAACCAATTAATAAGTCACAAAGGCAAAGACCTTGGGATGAAAGATTTGAGGTAGATTTTTTTAGAGTAAAAGATGAAGATTATAATAAACCTGTAATAATCGAAAAGCTCTTTAAGATAAAAGAAAAAATCGCATATATCAAAATTCCCGAAATGGTTAATAAAGATGAAGCACCTCTTCTTTTTGATAAAGTCAATTCATTTATGCAATCAATCCAAAATGATAGCGAAGCCTTGATTATTGATGTAAGAGCCAACAGTGGCGGAACCCGTGATTTATTGTATGAATTCTCAAAATACTTAATACATCCAGATTCTATATATGTTGTAAATGCTACTAAACAAAGAGGTCCGCTTCCATTACCAGAAGATTATAAAAAAAGTTTAAACAATCGTTTTTTATATACCTTATACGAATTAGACGATGAAGAACAAAAAAAGGCAACAGAATTTTTAAAAAATTTTAAGCCAATCTATGAATTGGATGAAAACAAATACAGCGAATATTATTTTGGATTGTTGAATGGAAAGAAGTTAGGTAAAACAACTTTTCACTATAACAAACCTGTCTATATTTTAGCCAATGAAAAAACATTTAGTGCAGCATCTGTTTTCGTTTCTGCTTTCAAGGACTTACCTAACATCAAGATTGCAGGAGTAACAACAGACGGCTCAAGTGGAAACAGCGAATGGGTTGACTTGCCAAACTCAAAACTATTTGGAAAAATAAGTACAATGGTTTCTTTTCAAAAGAATGGGGAAATTTTGGACGGTTACGGAACAGAACCCGACATAAAAATTGAAAGAGACCTCAATCAGGTTCTTTGGCTATCGGATACGCAACTTGAAAAATTAAAAGAATTGATATTAACGCAAGAAGAAAAAACTACGCACAACAATGGCTATAAGTAA